Proteins encoded together in one Passer domesticus isolate bPasDom1 chromosome 6, bPasDom1.hap1, whole genome shotgun sequence window:
- the CDKN3 gene encoding cyclin-dependent kinase inhibitor 3 isoform X2 → MMKLLRDRDPDRDPDPGAVEGPGSTMSSPQPSAAPADGFASSDDEAAEEDPSPLHISWLSLSPVYSSEFLGLCSLPGELKSCGVQDVFVLCTRGELSKYRVPNLMDAYQQHGMCVHHHPIPDGNAPDIATCCKILEELRSCLENKQKTMIHCYGGLGRSCLVAACLLLQLSDTLAPQQVIESLRSLRGSGAIQTIKQYNFLHDFRENLAAHLATEDPVLRSASR, encoded by the exons ATGATGAAACTGCTGAGGGATCGGGATCCGGATCGGGATCCAGATCCTGGTGCTGTCGAGGGTCCCGGCTCCACGATGAGCTCCCCTCAGCCCTCTGCGGCGCCAGCCGACGGTTTCGCCTCCTCAGACGATGAGGCCGCCGAAGAGGACCCGAGCCCGCTCCACATCTCGTG GTTGTCTTTGTCTCCTGTCTACTCTTCAGAGTTCCTAGGATTATGTTCCCTTCCAG GAGAACTGAAGAGCTGTGGGGTCCAGGATGTCTTTGTGCTTTGTACCAGAGGAGAGCTCTCAAAGTACCGAGTACCAAACCTGATGGACGCCTACCAACAGCACGGGATGTGTGTGCACCACCACCCCATTCCTGATGGGAATGCTCCTGACATTGCCACCTGCTGCAAGATCCTGGAAGAGCTCAGAAGCTGCCTGGAAAATAAGCAGAAAACAATGATACA CTGTTATGGTGGCCTTGGACGCTCATGCCTTG TGGCTGCctgtctcctgctgcagctttcGGACACCCTGGCACCTCAGCAGGTGATCGAGAGCCTCAGGAGCCTGAGAGGATCAGGGGCCATCCAGACCATCAAG CAGTACAATTTCCTCCATGACTTCCGGGAGAACCTGGCTGCACACCTGGCAACAGAGGACCCGGTGCTGAGATCGGCATCGCGGTAG
- the CDKN3 gene encoding cyclin-dependent kinase inhibitor 3 isoform X1: protein MMKLLRDRDPDRDPDPGAVEGPGSTMSSPQPSAAPADGFASSDDEAAEEDPSPLHISWLSLSPVYSSEFLGLCSLPGCRFKDIRRNLQKDVGELKSCGVQDVFVLCTRGELSKYRVPNLMDAYQQHGMCVHHHPIPDGNAPDIATCCKILEELRSCLENKQKTMIHCYGGLGRSCLVAACLLLQLSDTLAPQQVIESLRSLRGSGAIQTIKQYNFLHDFRENLAAHLATEDPVLRSASR from the exons ATGATGAAACTGCTGAGGGATCGGGATCCGGATCGGGATCCAGATCCTGGTGCTGTCGAGGGTCCCGGCTCCACGATGAGCTCCCCTCAGCCCTCTGCGGCGCCAGCCGACGGTTTCGCCTCCTCAGACGATGAGGCCGCCGAAGAGGACCCGAGCCCGCTCCACATCTCGTG GTTGTCTTTGTCTCCTGTCTACTCTTCAGAGTTCCTAGGATTATGTTCCCTTCCAG GTTGCAGGTTTAAGGATATCAGAAGAAACCTTCAGAAAGATGTAG GAGAACTGAAGAGCTGTGGGGTCCAGGATGTCTTTGTGCTTTGTACCAGAGGAGAGCTCTCAAAGTACCGAGTACCAAACCTGATGGACGCCTACCAACAGCACGGGATGTGTGTGCACCACCACCCCATTCCTGATGGGAATGCTCCTGACATTGCCACCTGCTGCAAGATCCTGGAAGAGCTCAGAAGCTGCCTGGAAAATAAGCAGAAAACAATGATACA CTGTTATGGTGGCCTTGGACGCTCATGCCTTG TGGCTGCctgtctcctgctgcagctttcGGACACCCTGGCACCTCAGCAGGTGATCGAGAGCCTCAGGAGCCTGAGAGGATCAGGGGCCATCCAGACCATCAAG CAGTACAATTTCCTCCATGACTTCCGGGAGAACCTGGCTGCACACCTGGCAACAGAGGACCCGGTGCTGAGATCGGCATCGCGGTAG